TTGCCTATTGCTTATCTAATTAAAGATGGCATTTCTCTGTCATTGCTGTGCATTTACGGAGTACATTttctctaattaaaaaaaatacacacacagattAGATCAGCTTTCAGCATGCAACAAGTACCTATCTATTTGATTTGTTGCATGTTAGGACAACGGTTTTTTGTTTAGCACCTTGCAGTTGTCAAGTGAAAGGGGTTACTGCAGCATAAGGAAGTGCAGACTTGGCTCTTGTACGAGTGCACAGACAAAGCCTATGATCATCAGCTACTGAAAACCAAGGGCAAGGTTCCATAAATATGCACCCTTGACTTCCCCCCAGTACTCATTAACACTAAAATAAACACTTTTTAATTTCTCTATTTACACTTTACAAAAAGACACACTATTATACAGAAAAGGCAAAAGATGAGCAGCAGCAATagaaatgaaggggaaaaaaaatacttcaagCAAATGTCATTCTGCCAAAAAAAGTGTCCTTAATATTATCAGCAAAGTAGATCCGAAGAGCCTTGTTCCATGAGAACAGGTATTGGATtgatattcattaaaaaaaatatgtacatGTGTATTGTGCTCAGTTTTTCTTGACCTTGCTACTACAGTttgagaagggaggggggattaaATTTCTCAGCTTAGTGGGACTTCTACATCAGCATTTGCTGAGCAAGAAATAACACTACAGAAGTCACATTCATTCAAAGCCCCTTGGAAAAAGTTTTACTATTGATgtaataatacatttttaaaatctacTAAATGTGACATCTGAGGCTACAGACTTAGGCTCACTAGCAAAGTGACAAAGTAAAATTTCAAAAGAAATtgacatgggggggaggggagtcggGAAGAACACATTATGCCCATAGTCCTCTTATTGAGGCGAGGTGAGGGGGAGAGATTCCATCACTACCTCGGTCAGAAAATAAAATCGGCATCAAAAGGGGAACGTGACGGGTGGGGTAGGAATAGAAATATATCTAAATAGCAATGACAGTTATAGAAAGTGATTTGAAAAACGTTATTTCTGCTTCAAAATCTGTTCTGGAAGGGGGAAGGAAAACGCTTTGGGAAAACATTTACTTTGTACTCAACTGGCGCTTTTAATAGTCAAGTGGAGAGAAAAAGGTTAACCCTTTACCTTCAACAGCTGCTGGTCACCAATCAGAGttgaaaaaggaagaaaaccCACCCTACTCTGAATCCACTATTCTTTTGTGAATGAAAATGAATATTGCTTCTGCTGATGTGCCTGCCAAGCTAATAGTTAATTATTCTTGCTGGATGTAGGCACAGCGAGCAGCCAGCACTATGAACCAGATGGTGAAAAGACTTTTTAAGCAGCTGTACTCTGTGGTCTATGTTGGTTTTCGGCCTGGGCTCTGTAAAGTATTAAGAATCCTCCTCCATTGGCCCCCCTCTGTTTAACTTTAGATAATCAATTCCAAAACCCTGAATAACCCAAAGTGCTTCAGTTTATGGAAATAGTGACTTCGGCTTTCTCTGTTGATGGCAAAAGGCTAACACATGTTATCCTCAGAACACAGGTTATAACCTTCCCTTTGGTGTCTCTTCCACCTTTCGCAtatccccctgctccctccacccccaccccccaaaatggtCAGAAAGGCTTTTCTGGCCTGCTTGCTTTGCCATCCAGCGCCACCTTGCAGATGACACTGTTTGTGTTTTTACATCTACATCCGGGCCGGCTCACTTGGTCATAGCATCTCTGGGATAGTTTCACGCAGCCGGTGGCTGGCAAGTAGCACAGCAAGCAAGGCAGGACCAGAGAGAGGGCACCCATGAAAGACCAGCGGGCACAGCAGTTcgaatgggagcaggagcaggggtggTCTGCACAGGAACCCTCGTCATCCTCGTTAGTGCAGTGGTAGAAGACTCCCTTCACCAGGCACATGCACGTGGAGTAATTGACCAGGTTCTGTGCAGAGCAGAGACACTCCTGGTTGCACACCCAGCAAGAAGGCAAAGTCCTCGGCAGGGCACACTCCTTGCACTTGCATTTCCCACAGGCTTCACACAGTAAAAAGTGCTTGTCAAGCTCCTGAGACATGGGTCCCTTCAGATCCATGGGTTTGCAATTAATCACCTTGGGCTGTATCCGGACCGCTCTCGGGGAGGACTGATCCACCACGGGAGCCGGCACCATGTGATCCAAGAGCCTTTGGTCAGAAgacgtgctgctgctgctgctgatggagcTGGGCCGCCCACTGAAAGAGATCCAGGGGTGGGTGACATCCTGCTCACATCTCTGCAGGTGCTGGCTGATCAGCGCGGGTTCATGGTGGCCTCGGGGGCGCTTCTGTGCTGCCAGCTGGGCAAGGCTGGGATTGTCGGTGTAGTCATTCTCAACGTGAGTAATCTTCATCTGGTCAATAGGCAGGATGGTGAGCGGATGCTGCAGCCTCCCATATGGGATCCGACTGTCCAGTAACGGCTGTACCATGACGGAGTTTGGGACCACAGTTATGTTGTGGGGAATCCGGGGCTCCATTGGTCAGAGTGTCCTTCACCACTCGGGGGACAAAACTGCTTTAAGTGTCCTGAAAAAGAGAAGGGAAAAGGGGAATGGTTCCCAAATTAACTCACATTGGACTGGGAATAGTGGCAAGGAGGGCTCATTGCTCTAGCAGCTATTGCGCTGAAGTGATTATGAGCCAAACACACCTCACGTGGAGATAAAGCATCTGCTCTTGTGCAAAGCCAGTGTTCATACTAGCACTGTTCTGCTCTCACTAACCTAGGCCTGGCATAACGCTCCCCATCATTGCTACATGCAATGAGATCTTAGGCCTTCGTAGCCCTCTCTCTCTGTGACTGCTGGGGAGGCAAtgcaggaggaaggaaggaagttgAGCTTGAGGGCTTAGAGTGATCAGCCTGTGTTAAAATATTCTTTGGCTCCTCAGAATGTTACCTTGTCACCTCCCTGGGTCTCCAACAGACATGGCTATGAGCGAGGGCTACAGTCTGGGAAGTATGGGTTTAGTACACTCACGCCAAGTAGCACAAAGTCTCAGGCCCGAATTAAGCCCCGCTGTGGATGGCGTAAGTGAGGCAGCGCAGCGTTTGTCTCCCCATGCGCTCAGAGGGGTAGCATTTGACCATCAGGGGAGTTGTTATGGGGGGGGCCTGTCATCCTAATCCACAGacctccccatccctcctcacTCATGACATCCTGGAAGGGCTGAGGCATCCATACAGAGTCCCAGACCCTGCTTGGTATACCCCTGCCTTCCTCGGCCCATGCCTGGTCTAAGCCCTCTTCCCTCCCCGGTGCAGAGAGCAGAAGTTCATTCAAGTTAACAGTGACCGTGGCAGACCATTCTTCTCACGGAACGTCGCTGTGGGTTTCTAGGGGATAATGCCACTGAAAGTCTCGCCCCTAGCCCACCGCACCTCAAACCCAAGGAAGTCCAACCGTGCAGAGTTCACTTGGGAGGCCTTACACAGACTTGAAGGATAATGCTATAGCCAGTTCCGACAATCCTGCTAAACTGGTAGACACTCATGTGTTGCAGGCCCTGGGGACCTCACCCTACTAAGTGTAAGATGAAATGCCAGAGTGCTCTTTATTGTTCATGTTCCTGTGCTTCATGGCTTGGAGTATGAGCTGCTTCTTCCTGGCTGAAAGCCCTCCCAGAGAACCCGGTGCCCTAGAGGGTTCAAATTACCCCCTTCCCATCCTGGCCCCAGTTGGGGCATCTTACAATTCCTCACCGACTCCTCAGTTCAACAGGACATCTCAAACACCCACAGCAGCTGTTCCGAACATAATAATCAATCTTCCTCCCCTGTGAACTTGAACCAttcctgcccctttccctccccctcccaactcTTCTGCTCCCTTGGGGAACTTGAATGGCGGGAATTTGGAGCAGGGGAGTGGGAAAAGGTGGGACCCATACACTTAGGTTCTGCAACCTGGGTATCCTTTGCAAAGCTCCCCAATGTCTGTCTCAAACTGCCCTCCTTCAGGCAGATATTGGCCTAAAATACAGGTtttctacttctttcatcccCATTGTGGGAAATATAAATAAGGAGGATATATAGCGTCTCTAGCAGCACAGCCATCTAAGAGAGCAACAAGAAAGGGATCGGTGCAAATTACAGGTATAGCtcacttcagtgagactactgaAAATCTGATCAGAGATCACATCACCCAACTAATTAGGTTATCTCCATCAAACATGAAGCAGAATAATATTTAGCCTAAATGCTGTTTACTAGCTAGACCAGCTCAACCATCTATTGCTAT
Above is a genomic segment from Mauremys reevesii isolate NIE-2019 linkage group 8, ASM1616193v1, whole genome shotgun sequence containing:
- the SPRY4 gene encoding protein sprouty homolog 4, with amino-acid sequence MEPRIPHNITVVPNSVMVQPLLDSRIPYGRLQHPLTILPIDQMKITHVENDYTDNPSLAQLAAQKRPRGHHEPALISQHLQRCEQDVTHPWISFSGRPSSISSSSSTSSDQRLLDHMVPAPVVDQSSPRAVRIQPKVINCKPMDLKGPMSQELDKHFLLCEACGKCKCKECALPRTLPSCWVCNQECLCSAQNLVNYSTCMCLVKGVFYHCTNEDDEGSCADHPCSCSHSNCCARWSFMGALSLVLPCLLCYLPATGCVKLSQRCYDQVSRPGCRCKNTNSVICKVALDGKASRPEKPF